The proteins below are encoded in one region of Paralysiella testudinis:
- a CDS encoding acetyl-CoA carboxylase — protein MATIDIISPLPGTFYRKSAPDAPPFAEVGDTIAAGAVIGLVEVMKQYSELAADDGGKIMAFHIEDGDAVEAGQVVAVLEV, from the coding sequence ATGGCCACCATCGACATCATCAGCCCGCTGCCGGGCACGTTTTACCGCAAGAGCGCCCCGGATGCGCCACCGTTTGCCGAAGTGGGCGACACCATCGCCGCCGGTGCCGTGATCGGTCTGGTGGAAGTAATGAAACAATACAGCGAGCTGGCCGCAGACGACGGCGGCAAAATTATGGCCTTCCACATCGAAGACGGCGATGCCGTGGAAGCTGGCCAAGTTGTGGCCGTATTGGAAGTGTAA